The following coding sequences lie in one Deinococcus sp. JMULE3 genomic window:
- a CDS encoding replication initiator protein A, whose product MARKATTADGKRQNAAKVSPRPTSDLIRFEEANVARLGLISVQERIPESFVSWTVDFHVDGRPARLTCDAVAKYGGVPHGLDGDVATAIIDLYAEAGSPDDGTVRTTAYQILRRAGLDTSGRYYQSLLQTLFRLRTTTYTASEAWRDHGRGHWTTATFNYLSELEFTSDDEATELSSGSVLKIRLAEPIVRSIRARYTKPLDLDFLTSLERPQTRAVYRLLDARRYDPVTPGTLQPTLSVNIIEWAEACKIVDRRSNKIRATLQGAHEELMLRGYLEDVTYEGRGRAQTIIYRFVALDTQPASPLIEALRTYRVSLPVAQKLLTDFGEAHVSARLQKFEALIASGYKARNRSALLVDVVRDDQGKYTDVPQVAPQRQAPAPASYMPTLDEVASEDGNLEERVEATMKTVQFLLRERMSVSEYALLRLALILGRLDHARVTREATRAKREGQLDDFVTGLLDALQHVQLEAS is encoded by the coding sequence GTGGCACGCAAAGCGACAACGGCAGACGGCAAACGCCAGAACGCGGCGAAGGTCAGTCCCAGGCCAACTTCGGACCTGATCCGCTTCGAGGAAGCCAACGTGGCCCGCCTTGGCCTGATCAGTGTCCAGGAACGCATCCCAGAGTCGTTCGTCAGCTGGACGGTCGACTTTCATGTGGATGGACGCCCCGCCCGGCTCACCTGCGACGCCGTCGCGAAGTACGGCGGCGTCCCTCACGGTCTGGACGGCGACGTGGCCACCGCCATCATCGACCTGTACGCCGAGGCGGGAAGCCCCGACGACGGGACCGTGCGCACCACCGCGTACCAGATCCTGCGGCGCGCCGGGCTCGACACGTCCGGGCGGTACTACCAGAGTCTGCTTCAGACCCTCTTTCGCCTGCGCACCACCACCTACACCGCTTCGGAAGCCTGGCGGGACCACGGCCGGGGCCACTGGACCACCGCGACGTTCAACTACCTGTCGGAACTCGAATTCACCAGTGACGACGAGGCGACCGAACTCTCCAGCGGCAGCGTCCTGAAGATCCGCCTCGCGGAACCGATTGTCCGCTCCATCCGCGCGCGGTACACCAAGCCACTGGACCTGGATTTCCTGACGAGTCTCGAACGGCCCCAGACACGTGCGGTCTACCGCCTGCTCGACGCGCGCCGGTACGATCCGGTCACGCCCGGCACGCTGCAACCGACCCTCAGTGTCAACATCATCGAGTGGGCCGAAGCCTGCAAGATCGTCGACCGGCGGAGCAACAAGATCCGCGCGACGCTGCAGGGCGCGCATGAGGAACTCATGCTGCGCGGCTACCTCGAAGACGTCACCTACGAAGGGCGGGGCCGCGCCCAGACGATCATCTACCGGTTCGTCGCGCTGGACACGCAGCCGGCCTCGCCGCTGATCGAGGCGCTGCGAACCTACCGCGTGTCGCTGCCCGTCGCGCAGAAACTCCTGACCGATTTTGGAGAGGCCCACGTGAGCGCCCGACTGCAGAAGTTCGAGGCGCTCATCGCCAGCGGCTACAAAGCCCGGAACCGCTCGGCGCTGCTCGTGGACGTCGTCCGTGACGATCAGGGCAAGTACACCGACGTGCCGCAGGTCGCGCCGCAGCGCCAGGCGCCTGCCCCGGCGTCATACATGCCGACGCTGGACGAAGTGGCCAGCGAAGACGGCAACCTCGAGGAGCGCGTCGAGGCCACGATGAAAACCGTGCAGTTCCTCCTGCGCGAGCGGATGTCCGTCAGCGAGTACGCGCTGCTGCGCCTCGCGCTGATCCTGGGCCGCCTGGATCACGCCCGCGTCACGCGGGAAGCGACGCGGGCCAAGCGGGAAGGGCAACTTGACGACTTCGTGACCGGGCTGCTCGACGCACTCCAGCACGTCCAGCTCGAAGCGAGCTGA
- a CDS encoding IS3 family transposase: protein MTPAERRAAARQLVAAQVKPERACLLVGIPRSTWYYRPKPRHDGDLRQHIRELALVHPRRGYRFIHALLVQEGHRINRKKVRRIWREEHLTVNTRCRKKIRTGAGVPMQAAYPDHVWTYDFLFDQTLEGTTLKILTLTDEFTRQSLALRVAESFTSMDVKDVLHEVIAKRGAPGFIRSDNGPEFIARDLGIWLAVQDVGTRFIQPGKPWQNGFAESFHSRLREECLNLEVFYSARHAGVVLDSYRNFYNARRPHSSLGYRTPDDFAQQARGRPAAPLCGQGTANVDVRPSPG, encoded by the coding sequence GTGACGCCCGCCGAGAGACGGGCGGCAGCGAGGCAACTCGTCGCCGCCCAGGTCAAGCCCGAACGGGCTTGCCTCCTGGTGGGCATTCCCAGATCCACCTGGTACTACCGTCCGAAGCCGCGTCACGATGGGGATCTCCGGCAGCACATTCGCGAACTGGCCCTTGTGCATCCTCGACGCGGGTACCGGTTCATTCACGCGCTGCTCGTCCAGGAGGGACATCGCATCAACCGGAAGAAGGTCCGGCGCATCTGGCGGGAAGAGCACCTGACGGTCAATACCAGATGCCGGAAGAAGATCCGCACGGGAGCGGGTGTTCCCATGCAGGCTGCGTACCCCGACCACGTGTGGACGTATGACTTCCTCTTCGATCAGACCCTGGAGGGGACGACATTGAAGATCCTGACGCTGACTGATGAGTTCACCCGTCAGTCCCTGGCGTTGCGGGTGGCGGAGTCCTTCACGTCCATGGACGTGAAGGACGTCCTGCACGAGGTCATTGCCAAGCGTGGCGCGCCAGGATTCATCCGCAGCGACAACGGCCCGGAGTTCATCGCCCGCGACCTGGGGATCTGGCTGGCGGTTCAGGACGTTGGCACTCGGTTCATTCAGCCAGGGAAACCGTGGCAGAACGGCTTCGCTGAGAGTTTCCACTCTCGGTTGCGGGAGGAATGTCTGAATCTGGAGGTGTTCTACTCGGCGCGGCACGCCGGTGTCGTCCTGGACAGCTATCGCAACTTTTACAACGCCAGAAGACCGCATTCCTCGCTGGGCTACCGAACCCCTGACGATTTTGCTCAGCAGGCCAGGGGGCGGCCTGCCGCCCCCCTTTGCGGACAGGGCACCGCAAATGTGGACGTCAGACCGTCCCCTGGGTAA
- a CDS encoding transposase, whose product MKNRQFSEDQIIKLLQDAKKGEKSVEDLCRDFGCSPASFYAWKKKYGDTAPDEAKRLRRLEKENARLLKIVGQQRLEIDAMKDVIQKKR is encoded by the coding sequence ATGAAAAACCGGCAGTTCAGCGAAGATCAGATCATCAAACTGCTCCAGGACGCCAAAAAGGGCGAGAAGTCAGTCGAGGACCTGTGCCGTGACTTCGGCTGCAGTCCGGCGTCCTTTTACGCCTGGAAGAAGAAATACGGCGATACGGCGCCCGACGAAGCCAAACGGCTTCGTCGTCTGGAGAAGGAGAACGCCCGCCTCCTGAAAATTGTTGGGCAGCAGCGCCTGGAAATCGATGCCATGAAGGACGTGATCCAGAAAAAGCGGTGA
- a CDS encoding tetratricopeptide repeat protein — protein MPASSPALTPDDWTQRFHTAWQQQQFDQARGAVMAGLQEYPDHVPLLVRAGKALLRDRSYDEAEFTLRRALELAPDDYEALYQMGLIQAERGHVYGALAQFDRLATLYPGDPEALTVLGYAWTLEGHPDRALAILEALHDAAPDTQKFQVGLARALIGLGRYAQALPLLETVVARKPTMQAAWLLLAEANLGLLRLEPALEAAEQAFALNPEVPMALVWAARARLHGGEVPEAQRLLERALALNPATTEAMIDLAQLLWWGYEDLEAAEQAFTLAVQNASHHGGARAALARFQQRTGRGIPDWAALMGEAEATPHNHRLPFLLGWPQSLDSFE, from the coding sequence ATGCCAGCATCCTCACCTGCCCTGACCCCTGACGACTGGACTCAACGCTTCCACACCGCCTGGCAGCAGCAGCAGTTTGACCAAGCTCGCGGCGCCGTCATGGCTGGCCTTCAGGAGTATCCGGACCATGTACCTCTCCTCGTCCGGGCGGGCAAAGCGCTGCTGCGGGACCGCAGCTATGACGAAGCGGAATTTACCCTGCGCCGCGCCCTTGAGCTGGCGCCGGATGACTATGAAGCCCTGTACCAGATGGGTCTGATTCAGGCCGAGCGGGGCCACGTCTACGGGGCGTTGGCCCAGTTCGACCGTCTGGCCACGCTGTACCCGGGTGACCCGGAGGCCCTGACTGTGCTGGGGTACGCCTGGACGCTCGAAGGCCATCCCGACCGTGCGCTGGCGATCCTGGAGGCCCTGCATGACGCCGCGCCAGACACGCAGAAATTTCAGGTGGGTCTGGCGCGCGCTCTGATTGGTTTGGGGCGGTACGCTCAGGCCCTGCCTCTTCTGGAGACGGTGGTGGCCCGCAAGCCGACCATGCAGGCGGCCTGGCTGCTGCTGGCGGAGGCCAACTTGGGCTTGCTCCGCCTCGAGCCAGCGCTCGAGGCGGCGGAGCAGGCATTCGCTCTGAATCCAGAGGTCCCTATGGCGCTCGTCTGGGCGGCCCGCGCCCGTCTGCATGGGGGGGAGGTTCCGGAAGCGCAGCGCCTCCTGGAACGGGCGCTGGCGCTCAACCCTGCGACCACCGAGGCGATGATCGACCTGGCGCAGCTCCTCTGGTGGGGGTACGAGGACCTGGAGGCGGCGGAGCAGGCGTTCACGCTGGCCGTGCAGAACGCGTCACATCATGGGGGCGCCCGCGCGGCGCTGGCTCGATTCCAGCAGCGAACTGGCCGGGGCATCCCAGACTGGGCCGCGCTCATGGGAGAAGCGGAGGCCACCCCCCACAATCACCGTCTGCCCTTCCTGCTGGGCTGGCCCCAAAGTTTGGACAGTTTCGAGTAG
- a CDS encoding C2 family cysteine protease codes for MFDPQTKRTTSPSKTTTSHKAAPRKTPVQSGPSTTGAARPSPVQARQQVKTVTVQTTTPAAVTVRSAPPQPSAAPRKTMTRPAPHTPGAAHPIPAQARRREQKHTTPADVLTDLNTLSAPDHLAPERVQQSLQTSTATLQFRKISGRLYVKKPGESSGITPGDIMQGSLGDCYLLAGMAAVAKTNPEMIKQMITQNKDGSITVRFSSQKPVLGQVYSSMNAVPRKDRFVTIQNNFAFPKGSPDPVGAVKVNDLWPLIIEKAFIKEVGGADTAGQGAFPRKCWRITSASRC; via the coding sequence ATGTTCGACCCGCAGACGAAAAGAACCACCTCGCCGTCCAAGACGACCACATCGCATAAGGCCGCCCCGCGCAAGACGCCAGTGCAGTCCGGTCCATCCACGACCGGCGCAGCCCGCCCCAGCCCGGTTCAGGCGCGTCAACAGGTGAAGACGGTCACCGTGCAGACCACCACGCCCGCTGCGGTCACGGTACGGTCCGCACCGCCGCAGCCGTCCGCCGCCCCGCGCAAGACGATGACACGGCCCGCACCTCACACACCTGGCGCAGCCCACCCCATACCGGCTCAGGCGCGGCGGCGTGAGCAGAAGCACACCACACCCGCTGACGTGCTCACGGATCTGAACACACTGTCCGCTCCGGATCACCTTGCACCCGAACGGGTCCAGCAGAGCCTGCAGACCAGCACGGCCACGCTGCAGTTCAGGAAGATCTCAGGCCGGCTGTACGTGAAAAAGCCCGGTGAGTCCTCGGGAATCACCCCGGGCGACATCATGCAAGGTTCGCTGGGCGACTGCTACCTGCTCGCCGGCATGGCGGCCGTCGCCAAAACCAACCCCGAGATGATCAAACAGATGATCACCCAGAACAAGGACGGCTCGATCACGGTCCGGTTCAGTTCCCAGAAGCCCGTGCTGGGGCAGGTCTACTCCAGCATGAATGCCGTGCCGCGCAAGGACCGGTTCGTCACCATCCAGAACAACTTCGCCTTCCCCAAGGGCAGTCCAGACCCGGTGGGGGCTGTCAAAGTCAATGACCTCTGGCCGCTCATCATCGAGAAGGCCTTCATCAAGGAGGTCGGTGGAGCGGACACGGCGGGGCAGGGGGCTTTTCCGCGAAAGTGCTGGAGAATTACTTCGGCATCGCGATGTTGA